The Pseudomonas sp. TH06 genome has a window encoding:
- a CDS encoding TetR/AcrR family transcriptional regulator has product MSGLRERQKEQRREVIAQAALELFISNGFGATTLEQIANAAAVSAPTVTNYFGGKQEILLALLKQPDEQAMREARANLDDDSDPLEALCEFEGLMTDYQLQAMPASLWRELAPFLLTGELAQAMSPWNAAVIEETKALLTHFQAQGKVRESVDIDVAATLFNQYANMAFIRLATEVAPDREAHARHMRSVLGLICHGILSLAQKPNDR; this is encoded by the coding sequence ATGAGCGGACTCAGAGAGCGGCAAAAGGAACAGCGCAGGGAAGTCATCGCGCAGGCAGCACTTGAGCTGTTTATCAGCAACGGCTTCGGTGCGACCACGCTTGAACAGATCGCCAATGCAGCCGCGGTTTCCGCGCCAACGGTGACCAACTACTTCGGCGGCAAACAGGAGATTTTGCTGGCACTGCTCAAGCAACCGGACGAGCAGGCCATGCGCGAGGCGCGGGCAAACCTCGACGATGACAGCGATCCCCTTGAGGCGCTGTGTGAGTTCGAAGGCCTGATGACCGACTATCAACTGCAAGCCATGCCGGCCTCGTTGTGGCGTGAACTGGCGCCGTTTCTGCTCACGGGGGAACTGGCGCAGGCGATGAGCCCGTGGAATGCGGCGGTCATTGAGGAAACCAAGGCGTTGCTGACGCATTTTCAGGCGCAGGGCAAGGTGCGCGAGTCCGTCGATATCGACGTTGCGGCGACGTTGTTCAATCAGTACGCGAACATGGCGTTCATCCGTCTGGCGACGGAAGTGGCGCCAGATCGAGAAGCGCATGCCCGGCATATGCGCAGCGTGCTCGGGCTGATCTGCCATGGAATTCTAAGCCTGGCGCAGAAGCCGAACGACCGGTGA
- a CDS encoding amino acid transporter: MKVPDQQAWQPWTPDELAQRLKQISRPWSVVGGWALDLWLGRQTRDHGDLEFTVLRDDFLLFRQALSPLQFYTVRDGTFEFLSAERMPGEEIFQVWGFDVVANVWRVDVMLESGTSDIWVYKRDTSLVYPRAEMVVLSATGIPYLKPAAILLFKAKHTRPKDQADFSLALPNLPCEDRHWLARHLAQLHPDHEWTNRLENAE; the protein is encoded by the coding sequence ATGAAAGTACCGGATCAGCAAGCATGGCAACCGTGGACGCCCGATGAATTGGCGCAACGCCTGAAACAAATTTCACGCCCCTGGAGCGTGGTGGGCGGATGGGCGCTGGATCTGTGGCTGGGCAGACAGACTCGCGATCACGGTGATCTGGAGTTCACCGTCCTGCGTGATGATTTCCTGCTGTTCAGACAAGCGCTGTCGCCCTTGCAGTTCTACACCGTCAGAGACGGCACGTTTGAGTTTCTGTCGGCAGAGCGGATGCCCGGCGAGGAGATATTTCAGGTCTGGGGTTTCGATGTCGTTGCCAATGTCTGGCGTGTGGACGTGATGCTGGAGTCCGGCACGTCGGACATCTGGGTTTACAAAAGAGACACGTCGCTGGTTTACCCGCGTGCGGAAATGGTCGTCCTGAGTGCCACAGGTATTCCGTATCTGAAACCTGCGGCCATTCTGCTGTTCAAGGCCAAACATACCCGGCCCAAGGATCAAGCGGATTTCAGTCTCGCCTTGCCGAATCTGCCTTGCGAAGATCGGCATTGGTTGGCTCGACATCTGGCGCAACTGCACCCGGACCATGAATGGACAAACAGGCTAGAAAACGCCGAATGA
- the proP gene encoding glycine betaine/L-proline transporter ProP, which yields MKSRKNSVKPIGLKDITIVDDAKMRKAITAAALGNAMEWFDFGVYGFVAYVLGKVFFPGADPGTQMIAALATFSVPFLIRPLGGLFFGALGDKYGRQKVLAATIVIMSLSTFAIGLIPSYASIGIWAPILLLLAKMAQGFSVGGEYTGASIFVAEYAPDRKRGFLGSWLDFGSIAGFVLGAGVVVLISTTLGEAKFEEWGWRLPFFLALPLGMIGLYLRHALEETPAFQQHVEKLEQGDREGLAGGPKVSFKEVATKHWRSLMTCIGVVAVTNVTYYMLLTYMPSYLSHNLHYSENRGVLIIIAIMVGMLFVQPAIGFISDKIGRKPFIVVGSIGLFILAIPAFMLINSGKIGLIFAGLLMLAVLLNFFIGVMASTLPAMFPTHIRYSALAAAFNVSVLIAGLTPTVVAWLVESTNDLYMPAYYLMVIAVVGLATGVTMKETANKPLRGAAPAASDLEEAKELLQEHHDNIEQKIEDIDAEIAELEAKRKNLVQQHPRINE from the coding sequence ATGAAATCACGTAAAAACAGCGTCAAACCGATCGGCCTGAAAGACATCACCATCGTTGACGACGCCAAGATGCGCAAAGCCATCACGGCGGCGGCCCTCGGCAACGCCATGGAATGGTTCGACTTCGGGGTCTACGGCTTTGTTGCCTATGTTCTCGGCAAGGTGTTTTTTCCCGGTGCCGATCCGGGCACGCAAATGATCGCCGCACTGGCGACGTTTTCCGTGCCATTCCTGATTCGTCCTTTGGGCGGCCTGTTCTTCGGCGCACTGGGTGACAAGTACGGGCGGCAAAAAGTCCTCGCCGCGACCATCGTGATCATGTCGCTCAGCACGTTTGCCATCGGCCTGATTCCGTCCTACGCCTCGATCGGCATCTGGGCACCGATCCTGCTGTTGCTGGCAAAAATGGCCCAAGGCTTCTCGGTTGGCGGCGAATACACCGGCGCCTCGATCTTCGTTGCTGAATATGCGCCGGATCGCAAACGTGGGTTCCTCGGCAGTTGGCTGGACTTCGGCTCGATTGCTGGTTTTGTGCTGGGTGCCGGTGTTGTGGTGTTGATTTCCACGACGCTAGGCGAAGCCAAATTCGAGGAATGGGGCTGGCGTCTGCCGTTCTTCCTCGCGTTGCCGCTGGGCATGATCGGCCTGTACTTGCGCCATGCGCTCGAAGAAACGCCAGCGTTTCAACAGCATGTCGAGAAGCTGGAACAAGGCGACCGCGAAGGCCTGGCCGGCGGCCCGAAAGTCTCGTTCAAGGAAGTCGCAACCAAACACTGGCGCAGCCTGATGACCTGCATCGGCGTGGTCGCCGTGACCAACGTCACCTATTACATGCTGCTCACCTACATGCCGAGTTACCTCTCGCACAACCTGCACTACAGCGAAAACCGTGGTGTGCTGATCATCATCGCGATCATGGTCGGCATGTTGTTCGTGCAGCCGGCGATAGGTTTCATCAGCGACAAGATCGGCCGCAAGCCGTTCATCGTGGTCGGCAGCATCGGTCTGTTCATTCTGGCGATTCCGGCGTTCATGCTGATCAATAGCGGCAAGATCGGCCTGATCTTCGCCGGTCTGTTGATGCTGGCGGTGCTGTTGAACTTTTTCATCGGCGTGATGGCTTCGACGCTGCCGGCGATGTTTCCCACGCACATTCGCTACAGCGCATTGGCGGCAGCGTTCAACGTATCGGTGCTGATTGCAGGCCTGACCCCGACTGTCGTGGCCTGGCTGGTGGAGAGCACCAACGACCTGTACATGCCGGCGTATTACCTGATGGTGATTGCAGTGGTCGGCCTGGCCACCGGCGTGACCATGAAAGAAACCGCGAACAAACCTTTGCGTGGCGCAGCCCCGGCGGCTTCTGACCTTGAGGAAGCCAAAGAGCTGCTGCAAGAACACCACGACAACATCGAACAGAAGATCGAAGACATCGACGCCGAAATCGCTGAGCTGGAAGCCAAACGCAAAAACCTGGTGCAGCAACACCCGCGGATCAACGAGTAA
- a CDS encoding DUF3313 domain-containing protein: MRSHCLMSLLCTASLSLSGCSSNNAEQTGFLHDYSVLKAHKSPSGHDVMSWVSPALARGRYTKAYLAPSRFYPSVEPTGRIPLSTLSGVTEYYDAALRNELGKVLQLVSMPGPNTLIVRPAITRVAASTQGLRFYEWLPVTLVAAGVSTAVGIRDQDSEIATEVSFEDGSTGEVVAEVVRKGTGVPLENDKQVLTADDVKVVLDGWASDLGQSYVAIRR; encoded by the coding sequence ATGAGAAGCCACTGCCTGATGTCGTTGCTCTGTACCGCGTCCCTTAGTCTGTCCGGGTGCAGCAGCAATAACGCTGAACAGACGGGGTTTCTGCATGATTACAGCGTTCTGAAGGCGCACAAATCACCGTCGGGTCACGATGTAATGAGTTGGGTCAGCCCGGCATTGGCCAGGGGCCGCTACACCAAAGCCTATCTGGCGCCGAGCCGGTTTTACCCCAGTGTCGAGCCGACCGGGCGGATTCCACTGAGCACGCTGTCCGGTGTCACCGAGTATTACGACGCGGCCCTGAGAAACGAACTGGGCAAAGTGCTGCAACTGGTCTCCATGCCCGGCCCGAATACGCTGATCGTCAGGCCCGCCATTACGCGGGTCGCCGCCAGCACTCAAGGCTTGCGCTTTTATGAATGGTTGCCGGTCACGTTAGTGGCTGCCGGGGTCAGTACCGCTGTCGGCATTCGCGATCAGGACAGTGAAATCGCCACGGAAGTGTCGTTCGAGGACGGTTCGACCGGCGAAGTGGTTGCAGAGGTCGTACGCAAAGGCACCGGCGTGCCGCTGGAAAACGACAAACAGGTGCTGACGGCTGATGACGTCAAAGTTGTGCTGGATGGCTGGGCCAGTGATCTGGGGCAGTCGTATGTAGCGATCCGTCGATAG
- a CDS encoding response regulator, giving the protein MDPVPVSRLLIVDDDVEILSLLKKFFVQHAYDVDVAEHGEAMWAAIAQQRPDTIILDLMLPGEGGLSLCQKVRAQMGIPIIMLTAMAELSDRIVGLELGADDYLTKPFAPQELLARVRALQRRAGEQRSPVEPSRPVIGFAGWHLDITCRELRSPENVMIPLSGGEFDLLVVFLDHPQRILTREQLIDLTHGQGHDAFDRSIDVQVSRLRRKIEPDCKRPDLIRTVRNGGYMFTAKVSRS; this is encoded by the coding sequence ATGGATCCTGTACCTGTGAGCAGACTGCTGATCGTCGACGATGACGTGGAAATCCTCTCGCTGCTGAAGAAGTTCTTCGTCCAGCACGCCTATGACGTCGACGTGGCCGAACATGGCGAGGCGATGTGGGCGGCAATCGCGCAGCAGCGCCCGGACACGATCATTCTTGACCTGATGCTGCCCGGTGAAGGCGGGCTGAGCCTGTGCCAGAAAGTGCGGGCGCAGATGGGCATTCCGATCATCATGCTGACGGCCATGGCCGAGTTGAGTGACCGGATTGTCGGTCTGGAGCTCGGCGCCGATGACTACCTGACCAAACCGTTCGCACCACAAGAGTTACTGGCCCGCGTGCGCGCCTTGCAACGGCGGGCCGGCGAACAGCGGAGTCCGGTTGAACCGTCGCGACCGGTGATCGGCTTCGCCGGTTGGCATCTGGATATCACCTGCCGCGAGTTGCGCTCACCGGAAAACGTGATGATTCCGCTGTCCGGGGGCGAGTTCGATCTGCTGGTGGTGTTTCTTGATCATCCGCAACGCATCCTCACTCGCGAGCAGTTGATCGATCTCACCCACGGTCAGGGCCACGACGCTTTCGACCGCAGCATTGATGTGCAGGTCAGCCGCCTGCGCCGCAAGATCGAACCGGACTGCAAACGCCCGGATCTGATCCGCACCGTGCGCAACGGCGGGTATATGTTCACCGCCAAGGTCAGCCGCTCATGA
- a CDS encoding ATP-binding protein — MKLSILRRDTLSRRIALTILAAMLTSLVLNALFVQVAGIWAKPPIERTGLLEQIAATTKVIEAAPAGLRPQLAVAATSPLLQVQWSAQRTGLELPIGGEPVKAGRVPVLHQLLGDDRNIQVFNPDDWPKNNPGARYAALVQLVDGSWLSFSPPERSWGVDVGTRIAVIIALGLIATLLVAWIATRQLANPLQRFANAARRFGSDLRAPPINIEGPEEIRQVIIAFNTMQAQIQHFIGERTHMLASISHDLRAPLTRMRLRSEFIEDLEYQGKQIRDIEEMQSMINAALAFFREDTQPEHTTAFDLSELLHTIVDDYRDQHIAIDYDGPAHLVYEGRPLGIKRVIVNLLENAEKYAQHPRIELSSDERSIRIDVSDEGPGIPEESLQRVFDPFFRLEASRNRHTGGVGLGLSAARAIVREQGGELTLSNRSGGGLVARVELPL; from the coding sequence ATGAAACTCTCGATCCTGCGCCGCGACACTTTGAGTCGACGGATTGCCCTGACGATTTTGGCAGCGATGCTGACTTCGCTGGTGCTCAATGCTTTGTTTGTGCAGGTCGCCGGTATTTGGGCCAAACCGCCGATTGAACGCACGGGCCTGCTCGAGCAGATTGCCGCTACCACCAAAGTGATCGAAGCGGCACCGGCCGGTTTGCGCCCGCAACTCGCAGTGGCGGCGACCAGTCCGCTTCTGCAAGTGCAGTGGAGTGCGCAACGCACCGGGTTGGAGTTACCCATCGGCGGCGAGCCGGTCAAAGCGGGCAGGGTGCCCGTGCTGCATCAGCTGCTGGGCGATGACCGAAACATCCAGGTGTTCAATCCTGATGACTGGCCCAAAAATAATCCCGGCGCACGCTATGCCGCGTTGGTGCAATTGGTCGATGGCAGTTGGTTGTCGTTTTCACCGCCGGAGCGTTCCTGGGGCGTGGATGTCGGTACGCGGATCGCCGTGATCATCGCCCTGGGTTTGATCGCCACACTGCTGGTCGCCTGGATCGCCACCCGCCAACTGGCCAACCCCCTGCAACGTTTCGCCAACGCCGCCCGACGTTTCGGCAGCGATCTGCGCGCGCCACCCATCAACATCGAAGGCCCTGAAGAGATCCGCCAGGTGATCATCGCCTTCAACACCATGCAGGCACAGATTCAGCATTTCATTGGCGAGCGCACACACATGCTGGCGTCGATTTCCCATGACTTGCGCGCGCCGCTGACCCGCATGCGTCTGCGCAGCGAGTTCATCGAGGATCTTGAATACCAAGGCAAACAGATTCGCGACATTGAAGAGATGCAGTCGATGATCAACGCCGCGCTGGCGTTCTTTCGTGAAGACACTCAGCCCGAACACACCACAGCGTTCGACCTCTCGGAACTGTTGCACACCATCGTTGATGACTACCGCGATCAGCACATCGCCATCGACTACGACGGCCCGGCGCACCTGGTCTACGAAGGCCGGCCACTGGGCATCAAACGGGTGATCGTCAACCTGCTGGAAAACGCCGAGAAGTATGCTCAGCACCCACGTATCGAGTTGAGCAGTGACGAACGTTCGATCCGCATCGACGTCAGCGACGAGGGGCCGGGCATACCGGAAGAATCGCTGCAACGGGTCTTCGATCCGTTCTTTCGCCTCGAAGCCTCACGCAACCGCCACACCGGCGGCGTCGGCCTCGGGCTCTCGGCGGCGCGGGCGATCGTGCGCGAGCAGGGCGGTGAGCTGACGCTGAGTAATCGCAGCGGTGGCGGGTTGGTAGCTCGGGTTGAGTTGCCGCTGTAA
- a CDS encoding DUF2252 family protein, with product MKTPRPSARLEPLSQLRNLKMARSAHAYVRGSTVQFYEWLHSQPGRSLPKGPPVWICGDCHAGNLGPTGDLKGKIDIHIRDLDQTVIGNPAHDLVRLALSLATAARGSDLPGVATARMLEEMMRGYEQAFEGDLDEEPPRPAQVKAGMRSAVQRTWKHLAEERIENSKPTIPLGKQFWTLSRPERAALKALCATAEIHTLVTSLKGRSKDDRVKMLDSAYWVKGCSSLGLQRYAVLLGVGEGDDQEYCLLDVKEAVGAAAPRAAKVSMPRDNGKRVVEGARFLSPGLGNRMIATRMLDHGFFIRELLPQDMKLELDQLSQRDAMLAAGYLARVVGLAHARQMDLTTRASWIKELQACRSKTLDAPSWLWTSVVQLVGNHERGYLEHCRRYALAH from the coding sequence ATGAAAACCCCACGGCCATCCGCACGTCTTGAACCGCTGTCACAACTGCGCAATCTGAAAATGGCCCGGTCTGCGCACGCTTATGTACGCGGCAGCACTGTGCAGTTTTATGAGTGGCTGCACAGCCAGCCCGGGCGCAGCCTGCCGAAAGGCCCGCCGGTGTGGATCTGCGGCGACTGTCATGCCGGCAATCTGGGGCCGACCGGGGACCTGAAAGGCAAGATCGACATTCATATCCGCGACCTTGATCAAACCGTCATCGGCAACCCGGCGCATGATCTGGTGCGCCTGGCGCTGTCGCTGGCCACCGCCGCCCGGGGCTCGGACCTGCCCGGCGTGGCCACGGCGCGAATGCTCGAAGAGATGATGCGCGGCTACGAGCAAGCCTTTGAAGGTGATCTGGATGAAGAGCCTCCGCGTCCGGCTCAGGTCAAAGCGGGGATGCGCAGCGCGGTGCAGCGCACCTGGAAACACCTGGCTGAAGAGCGCATCGAGAACAGCAAACCGACCATTCCGCTGGGCAAGCAATTCTGGACGCTGTCCCGGCCAGAACGTGCGGCGCTGAAGGCGCTGTGTGCCACAGCGGAAATCCACACGCTGGTGACTTCGCTGAAGGGCCGGTCAAAGGACGATCGGGTAAAAATGCTCGACTCGGCGTATTGGGTCAAAGGTTGCAGCTCGCTGGGCTTGCAGCGCTATGCGGTGTTGTTGGGCGTGGGCGAGGGCGACGATCAGGAATATTGCCTGCTGGATGTCAAAGAGGCCGTCGGTGCAGCTGCACCGCGCGCCGCCAAGGTGTCGATGCCCCGGGACAATGGCAAGCGCGTGGTCGAAGGGGCGCGTTTCCTGTCACCGGGGCTGGGCAACCGGATGATTGCGACGCGCATGCTCGATCACGGATTCTTTATTCGCGAATTGCTGCCGCAGGACATGAAACTTGAACTGGATCAGTTGAGCCAGCGCGATGCCATGCTTGCTGCCGGATATCTGGCGCGGGTTGTAGGGTTGGCCCATGCGCGGCAGATGGATTTGACTACAAGAGCGTCGTGGATCAAAGAGCTGCAAGCCTGCCGTTCGAAAACCCTCGATGCGCCGTCGTGGCTTTGGACGAGTGTGGTGCAGTTGGTTGGTAATCATGAGCGCGGGTATCTGGAGCATTGTCGTCGGTATGCGTTGGCGCATTGA
- a CDS encoding di-heme-cytochrome C peroxidase, giving the protein MTMKSALVAAGIVIVSLNSTLVPADDYTLDQNWSAKDLAIWRDTSQGSRLIPLSWMMALEIKGSKVPFMSDANVQTFGYTPRTLEFAYRSYRLPRGFVVDQGNDKALTFSRLRWQSGQSNQEPWVGMNCAACHTANISYGGHTWEIQGGPTNADYQKFFQAFREALTETHSDGQKFDRFAVKVLADADTEQNRGLLSNALNTLNQFLAKSASLNHTDLEYGPGRVDAVGHILNRVAQLNDAPDPTPNPSDAPVSYPFLWNTPQHDKVQWNGVAPNARLSKHGLDIGALARNASEVVGVFGDVAFRADTFLKGFDSSVRVSNLDTLERTLERLKPPKWPEKLGAIDTSKTPHGAELFARHCSSCHLPLARDDLKTKVFAQMATITADTETSKSIATDPWMACNAVQFISDPGKLKGAHLNKLIGEITDQSPLVTQLGVTAREVLLNQTPDILGLALADFLDVEPVAVRPSRTGTFAFLRSFQSERSRRLSACYKLALDIKKYPTLAYKARPLTGIWATSPYLHNGSVRTLFDLLRPPSERPSSFKTGSIIFDPKNVGFVDANGPGSPFTFDTSLPGNSNAGHDYGASSFNDDERYALIEYMKTL; this is encoded by the coding sequence ATGACAATGAAGTCAGCCTTGGTAGCGGCAGGCATCGTAATCGTTTCCCTGAACTCGACATTGGTTCCGGCAGACGACTACACGCTGGATCAGAACTGGAGTGCAAAAGACCTGGCAATCTGGCGGGACACCTCTCAAGGTTCGCGCTTGATCCCGCTCAGCTGGATGATGGCTTTAGAAATAAAAGGCTCGAAAGTGCCCTTTATGTCCGACGCTAACGTCCAGACTTTTGGCTATACGCCGCGAACTCTGGAGTTCGCCTACCGCAGCTATCGGTTGCCCCGTGGCTTTGTCGTCGATCAAGGCAACGACAAGGCGTTGACGTTTTCACGACTGCGCTGGCAAAGCGGACAATCCAATCAGGAACCCTGGGTGGGAATGAACTGTGCGGCCTGCCATACAGCGAATATTTCCTACGGCGGCCATACCTGGGAAATACAGGGAGGCCCAACCAATGCCGATTACCAGAAGTTTTTCCAGGCCTTTCGCGAGGCACTGACCGAGACCCACAGCGACGGCCAGAAATTCGATCGCTTTGCAGTCAAAGTCCTGGCTGACGCAGACACCGAACAAAATCGTGGACTGTTATCCAATGCATTGAACACGCTGAACCAGTTTCTTGCAAAAAGCGCCTCGCTCAATCACACAGATCTTGAATATGGGCCAGGCCGTGTCGACGCTGTCGGGCACATTCTCAACCGCGTCGCACAACTCAATGACGCACCTGACCCGACCCCCAATCCATCTGATGCTCCGGTCAGCTATCCATTTCTCTGGAACACTCCCCAGCACGACAAAGTGCAGTGGAACGGGGTTGCGCCTAACGCGCGATTGAGCAAACACGGCTTGGATATAGGTGCTCTCGCGCGCAACGCCTCCGAAGTGGTGGGGGTGTTCGGGGATGTGGCGTTTCGTGCGGATACGTTCCTGAAAGGATTCGACTCCAGCGTACGAGTGAGTAACCTGGATACACTTGAGCGCACGCTGGAGCGTCTCAAACCACCGAAATGGCCAGAAAAGCTTGGTGCGATCGACACAAGCAAAACACCACACGGCGCTGAGTTGTTCGCCCGCCATTGCTCAAGCTGTCACTTGCCGCTTGCACGCGATGATCTGAAAACCAAGGTCTTCGCCCAGATGGCGACGATCACCGCAGACACCGAAACCTCAAAATCAATTGCGACCGACCCATGGATGGCGTGCAACGCCGTCCAGTTCATCAGCGACCCCGGCAAGCTAAAAGGCGCGCACCTGAACAAACTCATTGGTGAAATCACCGATCAGTCGCCTTTGGTGACTCAACTGGGTGTGACGGCGAGAGAAGTTTTATTGAATCAGACCCCAGACATACTAGGGTTGGCATTGGCGGATTTCCTTGACGTCGAACCAGTAGCCGTAAGGCCTTCGCGCACAGGCACGTTTGCTTTCCTGCGATCCTTCCAGTCAGAAAGGAGCCGCCGGCTCAGCGCCTGCTACAAGCTTGCCCTCGATATCAAAAAGTATCCGACTCTGGCCTACAAGGCGCGCCCTCTCACTGGCATCTGGGCAACTTCCCCTTACTTGCACAATGGTTCGGTACGGACATTGTTTGACCTGCTTCGCCCGCCCAGCGAGCGTCCTTCCAGCTTCAAGACCGGTTCGATCATCTTTGATCCGAAGAATGTCGGTTTTGTTGATGCCAACGGTCCCGGCAGTCCGTTTACCTTCGACACGTCTTTACCGGGCAACTCCAATGCGGGCCATGACTATGGCGCGTCTTCATTCAATGATGATGAACGCTATGCGCTGATCGAGTACATGAAAACCCTTTGA
- a CDS encoding dienelactone hydrolase family protein: MDMSGYQSFVFSHSDYTHTVYMKGNGIPILVMHELPGLTRDTLQFAERLINAGFQVYIPLLFGQPQEKGSLLKGYFRCISKEFAYLKAGRSAPVSDWLRALVKELGATRGHDRIGVIGMCVTGAFVIPLVLETNVGAAVASQPAIPFKFRYWLTGRGEGPWMSELNIADDELEEASRTAATKGCAILIQHFSDDRLCTSPRIQRLEQAFAETGIVYTYAPPADGRRTHHALLTYEYDSAKNPTQNHPTRLALQRVTDFLHLHLQA; encoded by the coding sequence ATGGACATGAGTGGATACCAGTCATTTGTTTTCAGCCATTCGGACTACACCCATACCGTCTACATGAAGGGCAACGGTATCCCAATCCTGGTCATGCATGAATTGCCAGGGCTAACCCGCGACACCCTGCAATTCGCCGAGCGATTGATCAACGCCGGGTTCCAGGTGTACATACCGCTGCTGTTCGGCCAACCGCAAGAAAAGGGCTCCTTGCTGAAGGGATACTTCCGTTGCATCAGCAAGGAGTTTGCCTATCTCAAGGCGGGTCGAAGTGCACCTGTCAGTGATTGGTTGCGTGCCCTTGTCAAAGAGCTGGGTGCCACACGCGGCCATGACCGTATCGGCGTCATTGGAATGTGTGTCACCGGGGCATTTGTCATTCCGCTGGTTCTTGAAACCAATGTCGGTGCGGCCGTGGCATCCCAGCCGGCGATACCCTTCAAGTTCAGATACTGGCTGACCGGCAGAGGTGAAGGCCCCTGGATGAGCGAACTGAACATTGCCGACGACGAACTTGAAGAAGCCAGCCGAACTGCCGCGACCAAGGGCTGCGCAATACTGATCCAGCACTTCAGCGATGACCGGCTATGCACTTCGCCGCGCATCCAGCGACTCGAACAGGCGTTTGCAGAAACCGGCATCGTCTACACGTACGCACCGCCAGCAGATGGTCGGCGCACCCACCACGCGTTGCTGACGTATGAGTACGACTCGGCAAAAAATCCCACTCAAAACCACCCGACTCGATTGGCCTTGCAACGAGTCACCGATTTCTTGCATCTCCATTTGCAGGCGTAG
- a CDS encoding FAD-binding oxidoreductase — protein sequence MFQQSQRHVDSYYAHSCAEILSDRPALAGDHDTDVVIIGAGFSGLHTALRLVLAGKRVTLLEASRVAWAASGRNGGQAILGWSCDMPPLESALGHERAKRLWEGMRWAARELRELPGRHAFDCDYRPGHLWTSVMPRRVSLLTEWQHEASQKWGHDALQFIPREELPQWLASERYQAGLYDPEGAHLNPLKLALGLAAAIERAGGRIFEQSKALSYQEEGAGFRVHTERGSIKADVLVLACNAYLDELDPQLASCILPVGTYQVATAPLTSEQASALLPSNVCVTDNQFVLDYFRRTPDNRLLFGGGCTYLGGMPKDIAAATRPFLERVFPQLKGVEVEFAWGGHIDLTMNRTPDVGGEGNRFWLQGYSGHGVLPTLAAARAVSDAILGNADELALYQGLSNGSFPGGKYLAAPLEAIGKAWYRLRDSI from the coding sequence ATGTTCCAGCAATCCCAGCGCCATGTCGACAGCTACTACGCCCACAGCTGCGCCGAAATCCTCAGCGATCGTCCCGCATTGGCCGGTGACCACGACACCGACGTGGTCATCATCGGCGCCGGTTTCAGTGGGCTGCACACCGCGTTGCGTCTGGTGTTGGCCGGCAAACGGGTGACGTTGCTGGAAGCCAGCCGAGTGGCTTGGGCAGCGTCGGGGCGTAATGGCGGGCAGGCGATTCTGGGGTGGTCGTGTGACATGCCGCCGCTGGAGTCCGCGCTCGGTCATGAACGGGCAAAACGATTGTGGGAGGGCATGCGCTGGGCGGCTCGCGAATTGCGTGAGCTGCCGGGGCGGCATGCTTTCGATTGCGACTATCGTCCGGGGCATTTATGGACGTCGGTGATGCCGCGCCGGGTCAGTCTGCTGACCGAATGGCAACACGAAGCCAGCCAGAAATGGGGCCACGATGCGTTGCAGTTCATTCCACGCGAAGAGCTGCCGCAATGGCTGGCCAGCGAGCGCTATCAGGCAGGGCTTTATGACCCGGAAGGCGCGCACCTCAATCCACTGAAACTGGCGCTGGGTCTGGCGGCCGCCATCGAGCGAGCTGGCGGACGCATCTTTGAGCAGAGCAAGGCGCTGAGTTATCAGGAGGAGGGCGCAGGGTTTCGCGTCCACACCGAGCGCGGCTCGATCAAGGCTGACGTGCTGGTGCTCGCCTGCAATGCTTATCTCGATGAACTCGATCCACAACTCGCCAGCTGCATCTTGCCGGTGGGCACCTATCAAGTCGCCACCGCGCCGCTCACGTCGGAACAAGCCAGCGCACTGTTGCCAAGCAACGTCTGCGTGACCGACAACCAGTTCGTCCTCGATTACTTCCGCCGCACCCCGGATAACCGTTTGCTGTTTGGCGGCGGCTGCACTTACTTGGGCGGCATGCCCAAGGACATCGCGGCGGCAACCCGGCCGTTTCTCGAACGGGTGTTCCCGCAGCTAAAAGGCGTTGAGGTGGAATTTGCCTGGGGCGGCCACATCGATCTAACGATGAACCGCACGCCAGATGTTGGCGGTGAGGGCAATCGCTTTTGGCTGCAGGGCTACTCGGGGCACGGCGTGCTGCCGACATTGGCCGCTGCTCGCGCTGTGTCCGACGCAATTCTCGGCAATGCGGATGAGTTGGCGTTGTATCAGGGCCTGAGTAATGGCAGCTTTCCCGGCGGTAAATACCTCGCCGCGCCGCTCGAAGCCATCGGCAAAGCCTGGTATCGACTGCGAGACAGCATTTGA